In Robbsia sp. KACC 23696, a single window of DNA contains:
- a CDS encoding PA2169 family four-helix-bundle protein, protein MTSTTKILNGLIETSIDGEKGFRKAAEDAKGVDLKGLFNERAGECAHAVVELRAEVTRLGGKPEEDGSIAGALHRGWVAVKSSVTSNDDLAVLEEVERGEDSAKKNYSDALAQELPSEVRVLVEKQYQGVLRNHDRIRDLRNAYRAEAK, encoded by the coding sequence ATGACATCCACCACCAAAATTTTGAACGGCTTGATCGAGACATCCATCGACGGCGAGAAGGGCTTCCGGAAGGCTGCCGAAGATGCGAAGGGCGTTGATCTTAAGGGCCTATTTAACGAGCGTGCGGGCGAATGCGCGCATGCTGTCGTCGAATTGCGTGCAGAAGTGACACGTCTGGGCGGCAAGCCCGAAGAGGACGGCTCGATCGCGGGCGCACTGCATCGCGGCTGGGTTGCAGTGAAATCGTCGGTGACGTCGAATGACGATCTGGCTGTGCTGGAAGAAGTGGAGCGCGGCGAGGATTCGGCCAAGAAGAATTACAGCGATGCGCTTGCGCAAGAACTGCCGAGCGAGGTACGCGTTCTGGTCGAGAAACAATACCAGGGCGTGCTGCGCAACCACGATCGCATTCGCGATTTGCGCAATGCCTATCGCGCCGAAGCGAAGTAA
- a CDS encoding LysR substrate-binding domain-containing protein: MLERSHLLVVREVERKGSLTAAADTLNLTQSALSHAVKKLEQQLGTPVWTREGRALRLTQAGAYLLGLANRLLPQFELAEARMKQYAQGERGTLRIGMECAPCYQWLLKVVSPYLTRWPDVDVDVKQRFQFGGIGALLGYEIDVLVTPDPLKRAELHFQPVFDYEQVLVVGDDHALAGEAYVTPEQLAEEVLITYPVETERLDIYTQFLTPANTVPKRHKVIETTDIILQMVASGRGVAALPRWLVEEYASWMPLTVVQLGKKGIAKQIFLGTRKTDDNIDYLAAFLKDAREWTWAGAKMRD, from the coding sequence ATGCTGGAGCGCAGTCATTTGCTGGTCGTGCGGGAAGTGGAGCGGAAGGGTTCGCTCACGGCCGCGGCCGATACGCTCAATCTCACGCAGTCGGCGCTGAGCCATGCCGTGAAGAAGCTCGAGCAGCAGTTGGGTACACCGGTATGGACGCGTGAGGGGCGCGCTTTGCGGCTCACGCAGGCCGGAGCGTATCTGCTCGGCCTTGCGAACCGGTTGTTGCCGCAATTCGAGCTCGCCGAAGCGCGCATGAAACAGTACGCGCAGGGCGAACGCGGCACATTGCGGATCGGCATGGAATGCGCGCCGTGCTACCAGTGGCTGCTGAAGGTCGTGTCGCCGTACTTGACGCGCTGGCCGGATGTCGATGTCGACGTAAAGCAGCGCTTCCAGTTCGGCGGCATTGGCGCGTTGCTAGGCTATGAAATCGACGTGCTCGTCACACCCGATCCGCTCAAGCGGGCGGAGCTGCATTTTCAGCCGGTATTCGATTACGAGCAGGTACTGGTGGTCGGCGATGACCATGCGTTGGCGGGCGAAGCGTATGTCACACCGGAGCAACTGGCGGAGGAAGTGTTGATAACGTATCCCGTTGAAACCGAACGGCTCGATATCTACACGCAGTTCCTTACGCCAGCGAACACGGTGCCGAAACGCCACAAGGTGATCGAGACGACCGACATCATCCTGCAGATGGTGGCGAGCGGCCGCGGCGTCGCGGCATTGCCGCGCTGGCTCGTGGAGGAGTATGCGAGCTGGATGCCGCTAACGGTCGTGCAGCTTGGAAAGAAGGGGATTGCAAAGCAGATTTTCCTCGGCACGCGCAAGACGGATGACAATATCGATTACCTTGCCGCCTTTCTCAAAGACGCGCGAGAGTGGACATGGGCGGGCGCGAAAATGCGAGACTAG
- a CDS encoding GGDEF domain-containing protein: MDAIPHPNLLALIPMLSDQLLPAVLNLGLLAMAAERAQQGLRATALRDPLTGVWNRAGFEVHSRALIVPGATILVLHLDHFKQINDRYGHLVGDSVLKAVAGLAGSEVESLGGEFGRLGGDEFLAVLPAWRAPYAQACAAQIQEACRRYTSDMPEWTVGLGRATVEHGESTWRDAFLRADRALYRAKLDGRNTLSE; this comes from the coding sequence GTGGATGCCATTCCACATCCGAATTTGCTGGCACTCATTCCGATGCTATCGGACCAATTGCTGCCGGCTGTCCTGAATCTCGGTCTGCTTGCGATGGCCGCCGAACGTGCGCAGCAAGGCTTGCGCGCCACGGCATTGCGCGACCCCCTTACCGGCGTGTGGAACCGCGCCGGATTTGAAGTGCATTCGCGCGCGCTGATCGTGCCCGGCGCGACCATTCTGGTTTTGCACCTCGATCACTTCAAGCAGATCAACGATCGCTACGGCCATCTGGTCGGTGACAGCGTGCTCAAGGCCGTGGCCGGCCTTGCGGGCTCGGAGGTGGAGTCCTTGGGTGGCGAATTCGGCCGACTGGGCGGTGATGAATTTTTGGCGGTCCTCCCCGCGTGGCGCGCCCCTTACGCGCAGGCCTGCGCCGCGCAGATCCAGGAGGCTTGCCGTCGTTACACGAGTGACATGCCCGAATGGACAGTCGGTCTCGGCCGGGCGACGGTCGAGCATGGCGAGTCGACGTGGCGCGACGCATTTCTACGCGCGGATCGCGCGCTGTATCGCGCGAAGCTGGACGGCAGAAACACGCTGTCCGAATGA
- a CDS encoding Fic family protein has product MQACHSRAGKTVPQGSGYLAYVPAKLPPSIGFDGKMIRLLSEADIALGRLAGITEILPNPDLFVAMYVRKEAVLSSQIEGIQCTLDEVLEAEVHDGGARTKDIAEVVNYVDAMNYGMERLATLPLSLRLIRETHSRLMDGVRGEHKDPGEFRKTQNWIGPQGSTLSNASFVPPPVPEMNEALSDLEQFMHDRHSLPVSIQCAITHLQFETIHPFLDGNGRVGRLLVPLMLHQRQVMAKPLLYISHYLKANRFEYYDRLMDVRVNGNWEGWVKFFLTGVAAVGHEAADTAKRIVQFRTAAQQASVKMGKPELALIDHLFRHPIMDARAAERLLDVTYATANNALSNLENEGLVKETTGKKRNRVFRFQGYLQLFDDTPNEAHNIYDREKARGYQHGA; this is encoded by the coding sequence ATGCAAGCTTGTCATTCCAGGGCCGGCAAGACCGTTCCGCAAGGAAGCGGCTATTTGGCATATGTCCCGGCAAAGTTGCCGCCAAGCATCGGTTTCGACGGTAAAATGATCCGACTCCTGTCGGAGGCAGATATTGCGCTAGGGCGTCTCGCAGGGATTACCGAGATTCTGCCAAATCCAGATTTGTTCGTTGCGATGTACGTACGTAAAGAGGCTGTGCTGAGCTCGCAGATCGAAGGAATTCAATGCACACTCGATGAGGTGCTGGAAGCCGAGGTACATGACGGAGGCGCACGCACCAAGGACATCGCCGAGGTCGTCAATTACGTAGACGCAATGAACTACGGGATGGAACGACTGGCGACGCTGCCACTGTCGCTGCGGCTCATCCGTGAGACCCACTCGCGCTTGATGGACGGCGTGCGTGGGGAGCACAAAGATCCGGGTGAATTCCGCAAAACGCAAAACTGGATCGGCCCTCAGGGCTCCACGTTAAGCAACGCGTCCTTCGTCCCGCCGCCAGTTCCGGAAATGAACGAAGCGCTGTCCGACCTTGAACAGTTTATGCATGACAGGCACTCCCTGCCTGTATCAATCCAATGCGCCATAACGCATCTTCAGTTTGAAACAATCCATCCTTTCCTCGATGGAAATGGTCGTGTCGGACGACTGCTTGTGCCCTTGATGCTCCATCAACGTCAGGTAATGGCCAAACCACTGCTTTACATTAGCCACTACCTGAAGGCAAACCGGTTCGAATACTACGACCGCTTGATGGATGTACGGGTGAATGGAAACTGGGAGGGATGGGTCAAATTCTTCCTCACCGGTGTCGCGGCCGTCGGACATGAGGCCGCCGACACAGCAAAACGCATCGTCCAATTCCGCACGGCCGCACAGCAAGCTTCCGTCAAGATGGGAAAGCCGGAGTTAGCGCTGATCGATCATCTGTTCAGGCATCCGATCATGGACGCTCGCGCCGCAGAGCGACTACTTGATGTCACCTATGCGACGGCGAATAATGCGCTCTCTAACCTCGAAAACGAAGGACTTGTTAAAGAGACGACCGGCAAGAAACGCAATCGCGTGTTTCGATTCCAAGGATACCTTCAACTTTTCGACGATACACCCAACGAGGCGCACAACATCTACGATCGCGAGAAAGCGCGCGGGTATCAGCACGGCGCTTAG